tcggcggcctccagctgggatcgacctcaaagactccggtcgcagggcctggacttaccatctcggaggcttcggccgtgggccctgcagaccgcaacatctggagtttgcaggtccctggctggcgaccggctttcgggagctccagccgtagcagcttcgaccgccccgaagcgcgaggtacgatcgacccgctcgcaggcccttcatcgccctgcgtggcccggccgcggcactttacatcgcccggtgggggctcaggactttcatcgccctgcgtggctcggccgcagcactttccatcgcccggtgggggctcaggactttcatcggcctgctcggctcggccctgggacttaccatcgcccggtgggggctcaggactttcatcggcctgctcggctcggctcggccctgggacttaccatcgcccggtgggggctcaggactttcatcggcctgctcggctcggccctgggacttaccatcgcccggtgggggcttcaaaaagttgggagcctcgatcacctcgtggcaccacgggagaagaatgaggaggagataagactttgccttccatcacagtgagggtatgcctagagcaatcactgtgatggctgttttatgtaaaaaaaattatctgtgtgtcttgtgctctttaatgtctactgccggaccctgacgtgagaggacgctggcgttgagtatccgccgcttttccgtcaggatagtttgtctgtttgtttctatgttaattgtttttgtaaagcgctttgagcatgtgataaggcgctatataaaataaatggattattattattattattttgtgccAGATGACAGGAGATCCCTGTAAATTTGTCGCATGTCTGAGATTCCTTCACACGGATGACTAATGTGTGACTGTCAAAGGGTTAATCTTCCTGGGTCCGTTTGTCAGCATCAGCTTTTGTTTTCGGTACTTCGATAATGTCATGAATGGATCTGGATGCTTTTCATTGCATTTGGATGTCCGGTAGAAACACACGCTTTGTTCTTCAATtaaattttccccactaccgatgttaggctaactggtctataattccccgttttctctctccctcccttttttaaaagtggggttacattagctaccctccagtcctcaggaactactccagaatctaaagagttttgaaaattatcactaatgcatccactatttctgaggctacttccttaagcactctgggcctggggatttatctgcctttaatccatttaatttacctaacaccacttcccgactaacctggatttccctcagttcatccatctcattagacccccggtcccccgctatttccggcagacggtttatgtcttccttagtgaagacagaaccaaagtatttgttcaattggtctgccatcaaaGTCAAagccaactttattgtcaatttccagttagtttacacagacagaaaaccgaaataccgtttcccacaatcccgaggaaaaaggtgcattaaattaagttaaaattaaaaaggcacagcaaacaacaatcaatatatacagtttaataaaatatagtcacttcaatgaaaaaaagatgaagatgaatatattacaataaaaaataatgaacagtagtgcaaagcctgtccatagcaatgttaaaaaagtgtctggtgctggatgtgcgtgtgtgtggggtgttaaagtccaggtccaatgggggcaggggagggaggagggagggaggggagagagttcagcatcctgacagcctggtggaaaaaactgttctttagtcgggtggtgctcgacctcaggctgcgaaaccttctccctgaaggcaggagggtgaagaggctgttggaggggtgggaggggtcacccacaatgctcagtgctttgcgggtgaggcgggtggtgtaaaggaccaggagtgttgggagtgaggcgccagtgatcctctcagcagtgttcactatgcgctgcagggtcttgcggctggaggctgtgcagcttccgaaccacacagtgatgcagctgctgacgatgctctcaatggcgcctcggtaaaaagtatacatgatctccttgttccctatgatcaattcacctgtttccgactgcaagggacctacatttgtcttaactaatctttttctcttgacatatctataaaagcttttgcagtcagtttttatgttccttgccagttttccctcataatctattttccctttcctaattaagccctttgtcctcctctgctggactctgaatttctcccagtcctctggcatgctactttttctggctgatctgtatgcttcatcttttgttttaacactatccttgatttcccttgttagccacggatgcactacctttcctggtttgttcttttgccaaactgggatgaacacttgttgtagttcatccatgcgacctttaaatgccttccattgcatgtccaccgtcaaccctttcagcatcaatcgccagtctatcatggacaattcacgcctcataccctcaaacttacctttctttaagttcagaacacttgtttctgtattgactttgtcactctccatcctaatgaagaactctaccatccctcttgcccaaggggcctcgcacaacaagactgctaactaacccttcctcattactcaatacccagtctagaatggcctgttctctcgttggttcctcgacatgttggtttagaaaaccatctctcaaacattccaagaaatcctcttcctcagcacccaaagccagtttggttcacccaatctatatgtagattgaagtcacccattataactgctgcacctttagtgcacgcatttctaatttcctgcttgatgccatccccaacctcactactgctgttaggtggcctgtacacaactcccactagtgttttctgccccttagtgtttcgtagctctacccatatcgattccacttcttccaagctaatgtccttcctttccactgctttaatctacTCTCTAACCAgaaacgctaccccacctccttttcctttctgtctatcccgcctgaatatagaatatccctggatgttgagttcccagccttggtcaccctggagccatgtctccgtaatcccaactataccataatcattaataactatctccacatttaattcattcaccttattacgtatactccttgcattgagacacaaagccttcaggcttgtttttacaactctcttaccccttgtacgattatgttgaaaagtggccctttttgatttttgctctggatttgtctgcctgccacttttacttttcaccttgctacctgttgcttctaccctcactttacacccctctgtctctctgctcctgctcccatccccctgcaacattagtttaaatcctccctgaCAGCACTAGTAAACActtcccctaggacattggttccattccagctcaggtgcagaccatcctgtttgtactggtcccacctatcccagaactggttccaatgtcctaaaattttgaatccctcccccttgcaccatttttcaagccacgtattcatctgaaatatcctcctattcctactctgactagcacgtggcactggtagtaatccagagattattacctttgaggtcctacttttaagtttatctcctagctctctaaattcaccttgtaggacctcatcccgttttttacctaaatcgttggtgccaatgtgcaccacgacaactggctgctcaccctccccctccagaatgtcctgcagccgctcagagatatccctgacccttgcaccagggaggcaacataccatcctggagtctcatttgcggccgcagaaacgcctatctattccccttacaatttcaGACATGCGACAAATTTACAGGGATCTCCTGACGTCTGGCACAAAAGATCATCTGATTCCCGTTGAAGTCCattagttgtaggagcagaattaggccattcagcccacagatcTACTCCACTTAGTctatcctcccccttctgtcgtggggtagactaagACTACAGGGACcattacgacatttaaaagacatcttggacaggtacatggataggacaggtttagaggcacgtgggccaaacgcgggcaggtgggactagaggagATGGGGtagtttggtcagcatgggcaagttgggccgaagggtctgtttccgtgctgggtgactttatgactatgatcTCGTTAGAAAAACAGACTATGCTGCCTGTATGAGAATGTCTCTGGCTGGttggtgcaggtgtgtgggtgtgggggtcactgtggcgtgtgggtgtgggggtcactgtggcgtgtgggtgtgggggtcactgtagcCCTGGtactgtgggtgtgggtgtgggggtcactgtggcgtgtgggtgtgggggtcactgtggcgtgtgggtgtgggggtcactgtggcgtgtgggtgtgggggtcactgtggcgtgtgggtgtgggggtcactCTAGCCCTGGTACTGtggcgtgtgggtgtgggggtcactgtggcgtgtgggtgtgggggtcactgtggcgtgtgggtgtgggggtcactgtggcgtgtgggtgtgggggtcactgtggcgtgtgggtgtgggggtcactgtggcgtgtgggtgtgggggtcactgtggcgtgtgggtgtgggggtcactgtggcgtgtgggtgtgggggtcactgtggcgtgtgggtgtgggggtcactgtagcCCTGGTACTGtggcgtgtgggtgtggggagaaggcaggcacgggttacagattgtggatgatcagccatgatcacaatgaatggcggtgctggctcgaagggccaaatggcctccttctgcacctattttctacgtagcAATATTTACTTTCCAATGTGTCCGTAAACAATAGCAACGATGGATCTCATTTAGAAATGTGAGCAGTATTTCTTTTACTTAAATCACAAACGCTCAACTTTTAACGAGTTTGCTGGAGTTAAGAGCAGCAAGCCACCGATACACAATGTTTACTCTGAATTGCCTTTCACTGCAGATGCAGCTCTAGCCTCTAGTTTAGGAATGGTTCACTCACCACGTTTGCAGGTGGGCGGTGAGGGTACAAATTCAACACTCCCTCCACATTTAATGACACTCTCGCCATCCATCACATAACCATCACTGCAGGTGAAGGAGATTGTGTCCTCGTATCTATATACAGGACCAAATCCTGCTGTGATGTTGACATGTTCAGAAAGCATGGGCTGCTGACATTTAATATCTAATTGAAGAACAAAGCGTGTGTTTCTACCGGACATCCAAAAGCAATGAAAAGCATCCAGATCCATTCATGACATTATCGAAGTACCGAAAACAAAAGCTGATGCTGACAAACGGACCCAGGAAGATTAACCCTTTGACAGTCACACATTAGTCATCCGTGTGAAGGAATCTCAGACATGCGACAAATTTACAGGGATCTGCTGACGTCTGGCACAAAAGCCCATCTGATTCCCGTTGAAGTCCATtagatgtaggagcagaattaggccattcagcccacagatctactccaccattctatcctcctcactaccgatgttaggctaactggtctataattccccgttttctctctccctccctttttaaaaagtggggttacattagctaccctccagtcctcaggaactactccagaatctaaagagtggggaaaatgctagtcagttattaaagatgtgatagcatcacttttggaaagtggtgaaatcatcggacaaagtcagcatggatttaccaaaggcaaatcatgtctgacgaatcttatagaattttttgaggatgtaactagtagagtggatgagggagaaccagtcgatgtgttatatctggactttcagaaggccttcgataaggtcccacataggagattggtatacaaacttaaagcacacagtattgagggttcagtgttgaggtggatagaaaattggttggcggacaggaagcaaagattaggaataaacgggtccttttcggaatggcaggcagtgactagtggggtaccgcaaggctcagtgctgggaccccagttatttacagtgtatattaatgatttggacgagggaattgaatgcaacatctctaagtttgcggatgacacgaagctgggtggcagtgttagctgcgaggaggatgctaggaggctgcagagtgacttggatagattaggcgagtgggcaaatgcatggcagatgcaatataatgtggataaatgtgaggttatccactttggcggcaagaacagcaaagcagagtattatctgaatggtgaccaattgggagaaggggagatgcaacgtgacctgggtgtcatggtgcaccagtcattgaaagcaagcatgcaggtgcagcaggcagtgaagaaagcgaatggtatgttggcattcatagcaagaggatttgagtttaggagcagggaggttctgctgcagttgtacagggccttggtgagaccgcacctggagtattgtgtgcagttttggtctcctaacctgaggaaagacgttcttgccttagagggagtacagagaaggttcaccagattgatccctgggatggcgggactttcatatgaggaaagactggatagactgggcttgtattcgctggaatttagaagactgaggggggatcttatagaaacatataaaattcttaaggggttggagaggctagatgcgggaagattgttcccgatgttgggggagtccagaaccaggggtcacagcttaaggatatgggggaagtcttttaggaccgagatgagaaaacatttctacacacagagagtggtgagtctgtggaattctctgccacagaaggtagttgaggccagttcattggctatatttaagagtgagtttgatgtggccctttttgctaaagggatcagggggtatggagagaaggcaggtacaggctactgagctggatgatcagcccattatcatattgaatggcggtgcaggctcgaagggccgaatggcctactcctgcacctattttctatgtttctatgtctatgtttctattccttcaCACGGATGACTAATGTGTGACTGTCAAAGGGTTAATCTTCCTGGGTCCGTTTGTCAGCATCAGCTTTTGTTTTCGGTACTTCGATAATGTCATGAATGGATCTGGATGCTTTTCATTGCTTTTGGATGTCCGGTAGAAACACACGCTTTGTTCTTCAATTAGATATTAAATGTCAGCAGCCCATGCTTTCTGAACATGTCCACATCATAGCAGGATTTGCCAATTCAGAGTAAACATTGCGTTTCAGTGGCTTGCTGCTCTTAACTCCAGCAAACTCGTTAAAAGTTGAGCTTTTGTGATTTAAGAGTAAAAGAAATACTGCTCACATTTCTAAATGAGATCCATCGTTGCTATTGTTTATGAACACATGGAAAGTAAATATTgctacgtagaaaataggtgcaggaggaggccatttggcccttcgagcaattcattgtgatcatggctgatcatccacaatctgtaacccgtgcctgccttctccccatatcccttatttCCGCTATCCATTAGaggtctatctaattctcttttaaattcatacagtgcattggcgtccactgccctctgtggcagagaattccacaaattcacaacactctgggtgaaaatgttttttctcacctcagttttaaatggcctttgcACCACAGGttacaggtcctggcaacatctcacctctccccacctcactccctccctcacccagggagggtaagtttggtttagtttatggtcacttgtaccgaggtacagtgaaaagcttttgctgcgtgctaaccggttagcgtaaagacaacacatgattacaatcgagccgtctacattctacatgatgagggaataacgtttagtgcaaggtaaaaccagtctGATTGAAGattgtccgaaggtctccaatgaggtagatagtagttcagcactgctctctggttgtggtgggatgattcagtcgcctgataacagccaggaagaaactgtccctgaatctggaggtgtgcgttttcacacatctgtacctcttgcccgatgggagaggggagaagagggagtggccggggtgagactggtccttgattgtgctgctggccttgccgaggcagcgtgaggtatagatggagtcggtgggagggaggttggtttgtgtgatggtctgggctgctggccttgccgaggcagcgtgaggtgtagatggagtcggtgggagggaggttggttggtgtgatggtctgggctgctggccttgccgaggcagcatgaggtgtagatggagtcagtgggagggaggttggtttgcgtgatggtctgggctgcgtccacaactctctgcaatttcttgcgggtctcggatggagctgttcccaagccgtgCTGTGATGCAGGAGAGGGTTATGATGTGACGTTGTCCCCCTGGCCTCTAACGCACTGCATTTATTGCCAGCTGTCAGGTGTGCTGCACCTCCGTCCATCCAAAGAGGGGATGTGTCCGACCTGCATGGCAGAGACAGATGGGAATATGGAATGGTGGCCACGTACTCCTGCCATTCTCTCTACACCTTGATCGGGCAAAAGGAGATTTCCTGCTCAGCCTCTGGAAACTggagccaccccccacccacatgcAAAGGTGATGGGAACTCGCCAACCACTCACTCCACCAGCCGACCTCATCTGTAATGAAGAAACTCACCCATtacatctctccagagatcccccccctgtcccgctgagttactccagcattttgtatctcaataagttcataagtcattggagcagaattaaggcATTCGACCCCtcaggtttactccgccattcaatcatggctgatctatcattccccctaaccccattctcctgtcttctccccataaccccgacactCGCACtaaccaagatgctgcctgacccgctgagttacaccagcactctgtgaaacgtcacctatccatattctccacagatgctgcctgacccactgagttactccagcactctgtgaaacgtcacctatccatgttctccacagatgctgcctgacccacagagttactccagcactctgtgtctatgtttgctataaactagcatctgcagttcatttttattcattttattttattcacatttttattaatttttaatacttggccccaacttgtccatgccgaccaatatgccccacctgcctgcgtttggcccatatccctccaaacctgccctattcgtgtacctgtccaaatgtcctttaaatgttgtgatagtcccagcctcaactacctcctctggcagctcgctccatacacccaccagtctctgtgtgaaaaagctgcctctcagatttctattaaatctttcctactctgggcaagagactgtgcatcgacccgatctattcctctcataattttatacccctctataagatcacccctcattgtcttgcgctccaaggaataaactcctagcctgccccacctcgccctgtagctcaggccctcgtgtccgggcaacatccttgtaaatctcctctgtgctttttccaaattaacaacatccttcctacagcagctgctgcctcacagcaccagagacccgggttccatcccgactacgggtgctgtctgtacggagtttgtacattctccccgtgacctgcttggactttctccggtttcctcccacattccaaagacgtgcgggtttgtaggttaattggtttggtgtaaatgtaaaagtgaccctagtgtgtgcaggatggtgttagtgtgcggggatcgctggtcggcgtggacttggtgggccgagggtcctgtttccgcgctgtatctctaaactaaactaaactaaactgcattgcCAAAGCCACTGATTGCAGGTGAGACTAACGATGTTTCTCTGGGCAGTCGTTCGCTGCGATTCGCCAGAACCTCCAACAAACAGCCATGTCATGTCAGGATTTGGATTCGAATTAAAGTACGGAGACATGATAACCTACAGGTGTGGCGTTGGCTATGACATGATCGGCAGTGGAGTCATCGAGTGTTCTGAAGACAACCAGTTTCATCCTGCTCCACCAACCTGCAACTTAAGTAAGTAACCGTCTCTAAAAGCGCAACCTGTCAACCCAATACATATTcattgtcacagagtcatagagtgatacagtgtggaaacaggcccttcatagagtgatacagtgtggaaacaggcccttcatagagtcacagtgtgatacagtgtggaaacaggcccttcagcccaacttgctcacaccgtccaacttgtcccatctacaccagtcccacctgtctgcatttggtccatatccctccaaacctgtcctatccatgcacctgtctaactgtttcttaaatggtgggttagtccctgcctcaactacctcctctggcagcttgttccatacacccaccactctgtgtgaaaaagttacccctcaaattccttttaaatcttttccccttcaccttgaacctatgtcctctggtcctcgattcccctactctgggaaagagactgtgcatctacccgatctattcctttcatgattttatacacctctgtaagatagagacccagcctactcaacctctccctgtagctcacaccctacagtcctggcaacatccttgtaaatcttctctgcaccctttccagcttgacaacatctctcccataacatggtgcccagaactgaacacaatagtccaaatgttgtctcaccaaagtcttatacaactgcaacgtgacctcccaacttctgtactcaatactctgactgatgaaggccaatgtgtcaaaagcctttttgatcacattatctacctgcgactctatCTTcaatgaaccattcaccagtactcctgctctacaacgctacccagaggcctaccattcaatgtgaaggtcctgcccatgttagacatcccaaaatgcaacacctcacacttctctgtattaaattccatcaaccattcctccgcccacctggccaatcgatccagatcctgctgcaatcttcacAACTTCACTATCTGCAGGGGTCgctgattgtccctagtgtgtgcaggatagtgttagtgtgtaggggtcGCTGATTGTggcgagtgtgtgcaggatagtgttagtgtgtaggggtcGCTCACTGGAGGCCTGGCTGGTCGCAGCGCTACGCAGGGTTGGGTCAGAAGTATCTGACCGTCAGTGACATCGTGCCCAGGGTTTGGCCCTGCCCCAGTGTGCCTCCACCTCTGCTGCTCCCCCTCCTTACCAAAGACCCCTCTGTTCCTCTCCTGCAGTTCCGTGTGCCAGACCCAGCAGTTTCCACAACGGAGAGATTACACCAGATCGACGTTGGTACGCCTACGGAGATGTAGTCACGTTCAGATGTGCCCCTGGATATCGGGTGATCGGCGAGGACAGGGGTCGGTGCAGTGATGATGGGACATTCCACCCATCTCCCCCCTGGTGTGTGAGAGGTAAGCAGCCCGTCCACAACCATGTATGaggcccccctccccaccctctaccCACCCCCTCGCCACCCCCCtcgtccactccctccccaccccctccccaccccctgcccactctgtgactctatgaagagcctgtttccacactgtatcactctgtgactctaagactctacttTTCAACGTAGAATCCGGTCCATCGAGAATCCTCACAATCCGGGATCTGATGAAGGTGATTGTCCCTAAGGCCCGTGACATCCTGGAAGAGATGAAATCCATCATCAAACTGGAACGACAACTCCTCCAGAAGTAAGAGACCGTGTCTGCAAACTTCCGAGAGATTTTCCAACACTTTGAACAGTTTGTTAACAGCACACACATCATTTACTAACTCGAGCTTTGCAGTTGTTATTTTTTTCTGCAAACTTGCTCTTCATAACAATTCCCCAGATCGATTCTAGAAACTTGTGAAGTCTTAAATTCTTATCTACTGAAATAAAGTTGGACCTGAGAGGGTTGTTTTGATTTTTTTCGCTTATTTCCATTAaatttcgttcagagatacaacagggaaacagaaacatagacaataggtgcaggaggaggccattcagcccttcgagccagcaccggcattcaatatgatcatggctgatcatccacaatcagtaccccgttcctgctttctccccatatcccttgattccgttatctctaagagctaaatctaactctctcttgaaaacatccagtgaattggcctccactgccttctgtggcagagaattccacagatttacaactctctgggtttatCTGAcaaccgttcggcccaccgagtccgtgttgaccagtgatcaccccgtacactaccctacacacactagggacaatttacattttataccaagccaaagaaACTCCAACCCCGCACGTGTGTGGAGTGTGGTATGTTCTGGCTGTCATGGCGTGTAGTTGTAGGCAAGACACAGCGGCcaaggagggagaggggtcagGCCCCTAAAGCACTGGCCTCTCAACCAGGTTTTGTACACAAAATGAACTTgggagatctgtcctggacctgtTGTCCAATGGGAATCTTCAATGGGAAACCTGCGCTGGGCAAATGCACCTCTCTGCATTTCAGTAGCCAGACCCTCGGCTCAGGGGTTGGTGAGGACAGGCGGGCTGGGGGCAGGCTGGAGGGTGGGGTCAGGgctaggggagagggggaggtgtgcggaggggaggagagggggaggggaggagacgtgcgggagggaggagagagatgtgcagaggggagaaaagggagaggggatcagatatggggaggggggaagggtagaTGTGGAgttgtgagggtgggggagaggacagGTGGTGAAGGAGGCATCTCGCATTGGACCTCGTTGCCGATCAACTGGAATCTGACAATTTACATTCTGCTGCCCCCTATTTCATAGCTTgttctatgtgatggactgggctccatctacaatggtggggagtgtggtgtgtgtgatgggctgggctccatctacaatggtggggagtgtggtgtgtgtgatgggctgggctccatctacaatggtggggagtgtggtgtgtgtgatgggctgggctgttgtCGGGCGGACACAGCAGTGATGGGGCTGCAGTCACTGGAGACCTTGCAATTTGTCAGTTTCCTGAGGAAGTTGAGACGTTGCTGTGACATcttgacctctctctctctctctccctatttctctctctgtctctctttccctctgtgtctctgtctttctctatatctctgtttctctctctctctccctctctctccccctctcgctctctctctctctctctctcccgtctccctctctatctccctctctctccctctccctctctctctctctctctctctctctctctctcccgtctcgctctctctgtctctctttctctctgtgtctctgtctttctctatatctctgtctctctctctctcaaccttctgCTCTTCCACATTTCACATTCCCACAACCTCCTGTGTCTTtgacgaccccccccccactctcacagTGACCAGGTGACCTTGTTTATTGCCTTCCCCTtggtcccgtcccgtccccccccccctccagtttTGCTCCTGTATTAAATGCTCTTGCAGTAAAAGCCCCCGTATCCGCTGACTGGATCTTGTCGTATGTTGacaggctggagcgactgggcttgtacacactggaatttagaa
This region of Rhinoraja longicauda isolate Sanriku21f chromosome 24, sRhiLon1.1, whole genome shotgun sequence genomic DNA includes:
- the LOC144605186 gene encoding complement component receptor 1-like protein, encoding MDGSRLQAMCLVPMLPFTVMRAVRCAAPPSIQRGDVSDLHGRDRWEYGMVATYSCHSLYTLIGQKEISCSASGNWSHPPPTCKVVRCDSPEPPTNSHVMSGFGFELKYGDMITYRCGVGYDMIGSGVIECSEDNQFHPAPPTCNLIPCARPSSFHNGEITPDRRWYAYGDVVTFRCAPGYRVIGEDRGRCSDDGTFHPSPPWCVRESGPSRILTIRDLMKVIVPKARDILEEMKSIIKLERQLLQK